The following coding sequences are from one Culex quinquefasciatus strain JHB chromosome 1, VPISU_Cqui_1.0_pri_paternal, whole genome shotgun sequence window:
- the LOC6050384 gene encoding tropomodulin isoform X4: MSDTYDEEYEETHTVTRKSVTTFKIEETSSSTTTKTITTPAKLYGKDIGAYDDVDVDELLAQLSPEEITMLAKEVDPDDSFLPPSQRTNYECEKEPTGPLDRKKLIEHINKQAMETPDRPELEPYVPGLVRGKKWIPPPQEKRMQEAEDQIAIDMGDEYEQALSDATQEEIIDLAAILGFHSMMNQDQYHASLLNKGQPVGLGWDGITKSSIQKVFPAEAPNQTNPEEMIKRIKDDDSKLVDVNLNNIKNISDENFEKLFDALAANTHLEVLSLTNVNLTDRTALLLAAAIERNHTLRVLNVETNFISPPVIVTLVKSLLTQMTIEEFRASNQRSQVLGNKIEMEITDLVEKNTTLLRLGLHLEFNDARHRVAAHLQRNIDRIRVDKKDGRSSRGSFYRPTSRVEERMEELDEVEEEEEEEEEEEIHEVPQDYDVEEDPDNIVIRPPPSDDEDM, encoded by the exons ACTTCCTCCTCGACCACTACCAAAACCATCACCACACCCGCCAAGCTGTACGGCAAAGACATCGGCGCGTACGACGATGTCGACGTGGACGAGCTGCTGGCGCAGCTGTCGCCGGAGGAGATCACCATGCTGGCCAAGGAGGTCGATCCGGAT GATTCCTTCCTGCCACCGAGCCAGCGCACCAACTACGAGTGCGAGAAAGAGCCAACCGGACCGCTGGACCGGAAGAAGCTGATCGAACACATCAACAAACAGGCCATGGAGACGCCGGATAGGCCCGAGCTGGAACCGTACGTGCCTGGTTTGGTGCGCGGCAAGAAG TGGATTCCGCCGCCGCAGGAGAAGCGCATGCAGGAGGCGGAGGATCAGATCGCGATCGACATGGGCGACGAGTACGAGCAGGCGCTGTCGGACGCCACCCAGGAGGAGATCATCGATCTGGCCGCCATCCTGGGCTTCCACTCGATGATGAATCAGGACCAGTACCACGCGTCGCTGCTGAACAAGGGCCAGCCGGTGGGGCTCGGCTGGGACGGCATCACCAAGTCGTCGATCCAGAAGGTGTTCCCGGCGGAGGCGCCCAACCAGACGAACCCGGAGGAGATGATCAAGCGGATCAAGGACGACGACAGCAAGCTGGTCGATGTGAACCTGAACAATATTAAG AACATCTCCGACGAGAACTTTGAGAAGCTGTTCGACGCGCTCGCCGCCAACACCCACCTGGAGGTGCTCTCGCTGACCAACGTGAACCTCACCGACCGGACCGCTCTGCTGCTCGCGGCCGCCATCGAGCGCAACCACACGCTGCGCGTGCTGAACGTCGAGACGAACTTCATCAGCCCGCCGGTGATCGTGACGCTGGTCAAGTCCCTGCTCACCCAGATGACGATCGAGGAGTTCCGGGCCTCGAATCAG CGATCACAAGTGCTGGGCAACAAGATCGAGATGGAGATCACGGACCTGGTGGAGAAGAACACCACTCTGCTGCGGCTAGGTCTGCATCTGGAGTTCAACGACGCCCGCCATCGGGTGGCCGCCCATCTGCAGCGCAACATCGACAGAA TCCGTGTCGACAAGAAGGACGGTCGATCGTCACGTGGCAGCTTCTACCGGCCGACGTCACGCGTTGAGGAACGGATGGAGGAACTGGACGAGGtcgaggaggaggaagaggaagaggaagaggaggagaTCCACGAGGTCCCGCAGGACTACGACGTGGAGGAAGATCCGGACAACATCGTGATCCGCCCGCCGCCGTCCGACGACGAGGATATGTAA
- the LOC6050384 gene encoding tropomodulin isoform X1 gives MSDTYDEEYEETHTVTRKSVTTFKIEETSSSTTTKTITTPAKLYGKDIGAYDDVDVDELLAQLSPEEITMLAKEVDPDDSFLPPSQRTNYECEKEPTGPLDRKKLIEHINKQAMETPDRPELEPYVPGLVRGKKWIPPPQEKRMQEAEDQIAIDMGDEYEQALSDATQEEIIDLAAILGFHSMMNQDQYHASLLNKGQPVGLGWDGITKSSIQKVFPAEAPNQTNPEEMIKRIKDDDSKLVDVNLNNIKNISDENFEKLFDALAANTHLEVLSLTNVNLTDRTALLLAAAIERNHTLRVLNVETNFISPPVIVTLVKSLLTQMTIEEFRASNQRSQVLGNKIEMEITDLVEKNTTLLRLGLHLEFNDARHRVAAHLQRNIDRIRVDKKDGRSSRGSFYRPTSRVEERMEELDEVEEEEEEEEEEEIHEVPQDYDVEEDPDNIVIRPPPSDDEDIKKRFDAASAV, from the exons ACTTCCTCCTCGACCACTACCAAAACCATCACCACACCCGCCAAGCTGTACGGCAAAGACATCGGCGCGTACGACGATGTCGACGTGGACGAGCTGCTGGCGCAGCTGTCGCCGGAGGAGATCACCATGCTGGCCAAGGAGGTCGATCCGGAT GATTCCTTCCTGCCACCGAGCCAGCGCACCAACTACGAGTGCGAGAAAGAGCCAACCGGACCGCTGGACCGGAAGAAGCTGATCGAACACATCAACAAACAGGCCATGGAGACGCCGGATAGGCCCGAGCTGGAACCGTACGTGCCTGGTTTGGTGCGCGGCAAGAAG TGGATTCCGCCGCCGCAGGAGAAGCGCATGCAGGAGGCGGAGGATCAGATCGCGATCGACATGGGCGACGAGTACGAGCAGGCGCTGTCGGACGCCACCCAGGAGGAGATCATCGATCTGGCCGCCATCCTGGGCTTCCACTCGATGATGAATCAGGACCAGTACCACGCGTCGCTGCTGAACAAGGGCCAGCCGGTGGGGCTCGGCTGGGACGGCATCACCAAGTCGTCGATCCAGAAGGTGTTCCCGGCGGAGGCGCCCAACCAGACGAACCCGGAGGAGATGATCAAGCGGATCAAGGACGACGACAGCAAGCTGGTCGATGTGAACCTGAACAATATTAAG AACATCTCCGACGAGAACTTTGAGAAGCTGTTCGACGCGCTCGCCGCCAACACCCACCTGGAGGTGCTCTCGCTGACCAACGTGAACCTCACCGACCGGACCGCTCTGCTGCTCGCGGCCGCCATCGAGCGCAACCACACGCTGCGCGTGCTGAACGTCGAGACGAACTTCATCAGCCCGCCGGTGATCGTGACGCTGGTCAAGTCCCTGCTCACCCAGATGACGATCGAGGAGTTCCGGGCCTCGAATCAG CGATCACAAGTGCTGGGCAACAAGATCGAGATGGAGATCACGGACCTGGTGGAGAAGAACACCACTCTGCTGCGGCTAGGTCTGCATCTGGAGTTCAACGACGCCCGCCATCGGGTGGCCGCCCATCTGCAGCGCAACATCGACAGAA TCCGTGTCGACAAGAAGGACGGTCGATCGTCACGTGGCAGCTTCTACCGGCCGACGTCACGCGTTGAGGAACGGATGGAGGAACTGGACGAGGtcgaggaggaggaagaggaagaggaagaggaggagaTCCACGAGGTCCCGCAGGACTACGACGTGGAGGAAGATCCGGACAACATCGTGATCCGCCCGCCGCCGTCCGACGACGAGGATAT
- the LOC6050384 gene encoding tropomodulin isoform X5, which produces MTSSSTTTKTITTPAKLYGKDIGAYDDVDVDELLAQLSPEEITMLAKEVDPDDSFLPPSQRTNYECEKEPTGPLDRKKLIEHINKQAMETPDRPELEPYVPGLVRGKKWIPPPQEKRMQEAEDQIAIDMGDEYEQALSDATQEEIIDLAAILGFHSMMNQDQYHASLLNKGQPVGLGWDGITKSSIQKVFPAEAPNQTNPEEMIKRIKDDDSKLVDVNLNNIKNISDENFEKLFDALAANTHLEVLSLTNVNLTDRTALLLAAAIERNHTLRVLNVETNFISPPVIVTLVKSLLTQMTIEEFRASNQRSQVLGNKIEMEITDLVEKNTTLLRLGLHLEFNDARHRVAAHLQRNIDRIRVDKKDGRSSRGSFYRPTSRVEERMEELDEVEEEEEEEEEEEIHEVPQDYDVEEDPDNIVIRPPPSDDEDIKKRFDAASAV; this is translated from the exons ATG ACTTCCTCCTCGACCACTACCAAAACCATCACCACACCCGCCAAGCTGTACGGCAAAGACATCGGCGCGTACGACGATGTCGACGTGGACGAGCTGCTGGCGCAGCTGTCGCCGGAGGAGATCACCATGCTGGCCAAGGAGGTCGATCCGGAT GATTCCTTCCTGCCACCGAGCCAGCGCACCAACTACGAGTGCGAGAAAGAGCCAACCGGACCGCTGGACCGGAAGAAGCTGATCGAACACATCAACAAACAGGCCATGGAGACGCCGGATAGGCCCGAGCTGGAACCGTACGTGCCTGGTTTGGTGCGCGGCAAGAAG TGGATTCCGCCGCCGCAGGAGAAGCGCATGCAGGAGGCGGAGGATCAGATCGCGATCGACATGGGCGACGAGTACGAGCAGGCGCTGTCGGACGCCACCCAGGAGGAGATCATCGATCTGGCCGCCATCCTGGGCTTCCACTCGATGATGAATCAGGACCAGTACCACGCGTCGCTGCTGAACAAGGGCCAGCCGGTGGGGCTCGGCTGGGACGGCATCACCAAGTCGTCGATCCAGAAGGTGTTCCCGGCGGAGGCGCCCAACCAGACGAACCCGGAGGAGATGATCAAGCGGATCAAGGACGACGACAGCAAGCTGGTCGATGTGAACCTGAACAATATTAAG AACATCTCCGACGAGAACTTTGAGAAGCTGTTCGACGCGCTCGCCGCCAACACCCACCTGGAGGTGCTCTCGCTGACCAACGTGAACCTCACCGACCGGACCGCTCTGCTGCTCGCGGCCGCCATCGAGCGCAACCACACGCTGCGCGTGCTGAACGTCGAGACGAACTTCATCAGCCCGCCGGTGATCGTGACGCTGGTCAAGTCCCTGCTCACCCAGATGACGATCGAGGAGTTCCGGGCCTCGAATCAG CGATCACAAGTGCTGGGCAACAAGATCGAGATGGAGATCACGGACCTGGTGGAGAAGAACACCACTCTGCTGCGGCTAGGTCTGCATCTGGAGTTCAACGACGCCCGCCATCGGGTGGCCGCCCATCTGCAGCGCAACATCGACAGAA TCCGTGTCGACAAGAAGGACGGTCGATCGTCACGTGGCAGCTTCTACCGGCCGACGTCACGCGTTGAGGAACGGATGGAGGAACTGGACGAGGtcgaggaggaggaagaggaagaggaagaggaggagaTCCACGAGGTCCCGCAGGACTACGACGTGGAGGAAGATCCGGACAACATCGTGATCCGCCCGCCGCCGTCCGACGACGAGGATAT
- the LOC6050384 gene encoding tropomodulin isoform X3 codes for MLAGMSMYEEEWSRTEIVTTSSSTTTKTITTPAKLYGKDIGAYDDVDVDELLAQLSPEEITMLAKEVDPDDSFLPPSQRTNYECEKEPTGPLDRKKLIEHINKQAMETPDRPELEPYVPGLVRGKKWIPPPQEKRMQEAEDQIAIDMGDEYEQALSDATQEEIIDLAAILGFHSMMNQDQYHASLLNKGQPVGLGWDGITKSSIQKVFPAEAPNQTNPEEMIKRIKDDDSKLVDVNLNNIKNISDENFEKLFDALAANTHLEVLSLTNVNLTDRTALLLAAAIERNHTLRVLNVETNFISPPVIVTLVKSLLTQMTIEEFRASNQRSQVLGNKIEMEITDLVEKNTTLLRLGLHLEFNDARHRVAAHLQRNIDRIRVDKKDGRSSRGSFYRPTSRVEERMEELDEVEEEEEEEEEEEIHEVPQDYDVEEDPDNIVIRPPPSDDEDIKKRFDAASAV; via the exons ACTTCCTCCTCGACCACTACCAAAACCATCACCACACCCGCCAAGCTGTACGGCAAAGACATCGGCGCGTACGACGATGTCGACGTGGACGAGCTGCTGGCGCAGCTGTCGCCGGAGGAGATCACCATGCTGGCCAAGGAGGTCGATCCGGAT GATTCCTTCCTGCCACCGAGCCAGCGCACCAACTACGAGTGCGAGAAAGAGCCAACCGGACCGCTGGACCGGAAGAAGCTGATCGAACACATCAACAAACAGGCCATGGAGACGCCGGATAGGCCCGAGCTGGAACCGTACGTGCCTGGTTTGGTGCGCGGCAAGAAG TGGATTCCGCCGCCGCAGGAGAAGCGCATGCAGGAGGCGGAGGATCAGATCGCGATCGACATGGGCGACGAGTACGAGCAGGCGCTGTCGGACGCCACCCAGGAGGAGATCATCGATCTGGCCGCCATCCTGGGCTTCCACTCGATGATGAATCAGGACCAGTACCACGCGTCGCTGCTGAACAAGGGCCAGCCGGTGGGGCTCGGCTGGGACGGCATCACCAAGTCGTCGATCCAGAAGGTGTTCCCGGCGGAGGCGCCCAACCAGACGAACCCGGAGGAGATGATCAAGCGGATCAAGGACGACGACAGCAAGCTGGTCGATGTGAACCTGAACAATATTAAG AACATCTCCGACGAGAACTTTGAGAAGCTGTTCGACGCGCTCGCCGCCAACACCCACCTGGAGGTGCTCTCGCTGACCAACGTGAACCTCACCGACCGGACCGCTCTGCTGCTCGCGGCCGCCATCGAGCGCAACCACACGCTGCGCGTGCTGAACGTCGAGACGAACTTCATCAGCCCGCCGGTGATCGTGACGCTGGTCAAGTCCCTGCTCACCCAGATGACGATCGAGGAGTTCCGGGCCTCGAATCAG CGATCACAAGTGCTGGGCAACAAGATCGAGATGGAGATCACGGACCTGGTGGAGAAGAACACCACTCTGCTGCGGCTAGGTCTGCATCTGGAGTTCAACGACGCCCGCCATCGGGTGGCCGCCCATCTGCAGCGCAACATCGACAGAA TCCGTGTCGACAAGAAGGACGGTCGATCGTCACGTGGCAGCTTCTACCGGCCGACGTCACGCGTTGAGGAACGGATGGAGGAACTGGACGAGGtcgaggaggaggaagaggaagaggaagaggaggagaTCCACGAGGTCCCGCAGGACTACGACGTGGAGGAAGATCCGGACAACATCGTGATCCGCCCGCCGCCGTCCGACGACGAGGATAT
- the LOC6050384 gene encoding tropomodulin isoform X2, with amino-acid sequence MSDTYDEEYEETHTVTRKSVTTFKIEETSSSTTTKTITTPAKLYGKDIGAYDDVDVDELLAQLSPEEITMLAKEVDPDDSFLPPSQRTNYECEKEPTGPLDRKKLIEHINKQAMETPDRPELEPYVPGLVRGKKWIPPPQEKRMQEAEDQIAIDMGDEYEQALSDATQEEIIDLAAILGFHSMMNQDQYHASLLNKGQPVGLGWDGITKSSIQKVFPAEAPNQTNPEEMIKRIKDDDSKLVDVNLNNIKNISDENFEKLFDALAANTHLEVLSLTNVNLTDRTALLLAAAIERNHTLRVLNVETNFISPPVIVTLVKSLLTQMTIEEFRASNQRSQVLGNKIEMEITDLVEKNTTLLRLGLHLEFNDARHRVAAHLQRNIDRNDPQKCHPMPYFRWLHVPLPVRDKSRSKSKERVVGLASQESSPKNGVDSATQDDDEQVIQKSEIYLEIDSNSTVVES; translated from the exons ACTTCCTCCTCGACCACTACCAAAACCATCACCACACCCGCCAAGCTGTACGGCAAAGACATCGGCGCGTACGACGATGTCGACGTGGACGAGCTGCTGGCGCAGCTGTCGCCGGAGGAGATCACCATGCTGGCCAAGGAGGTCGATCCGGAT GATTCCTTCCTGCCACCGAGCCAGCGCACCAACTACGAGTGCGAGAAAGAGCCAACCGGACCGCTGGACCGGAAGAAGCTGATCGAACACATCAACAAACAGGCCATGGAGACGCCGGATAGGCCCGAGCTGGAACCGTACGTGCCTGGTTTGGTGCGCGGCAAGAAG TGGATTCCGCCGCCGCAGGAGAAGCGCATGCAGGAGGCGGAGGATCAGATCGCGATCGACATGGGCGACGAGTACGAGCAGGCGCTGTCGGACGCCACCCAGGAGGAGATCATCGATCTGGCCGCCATCCTGGGCTTCCACTCGATGATGAATCAGGACCAGTACCACGCGTCGCTGCTGAACAAGGGCCAGCCGGTGGGGCTCGGCTGGGACGGCATCACCAAGTCGTCGATCCAGAAGGTGTTCCCGGCGGAGGCGCCCAACCAGACGAACCCGGAGGAGATGATCAAGCGGATCAAGGACGACGACAGCAAGCTGGTCGATGTGAACCTGAACAATATTAAG AACATCTCCGACGAGAACTTTGAGAAGCTGTTCGACGCGCTCGCCGCCAACACCCACCTGGAGGTGCTCTCGCTGACCAACGTGAACCTCACCGACCGGACCGCTCTGCTGCTCGCGGCCGCCATCGAGCGCAACCACACGCTGCGCGTGCTGAACGTCGAGACGAACTTCATCAGCCCGCCGGTGATCGTGACGCTGGTCAAGTCCCTGCTCACCCAGATGACGATCGAGGAGTTCCGGGCCTCGAATCAG CGATCACAAGTGCTGGGCAACAAGATCGAGATGGAGATCACGGACCTGGTGGAGAAGAACACCACTCTGCTGCGGCTAGGTCTGCATCTGGAGTTCAACGACGCCCGCCATCGGGTGGCCGCCCATCTGCAGCGCAACATCGACAGAA ATGATCCCCAAAAGTGTCACCCGATGCCTTACTTCCGCTGGCTGCACGTCCCATTGCCGGTGCGCGACAAGTCACGGTCCAAGTCCAAGGAACGCGTCGTCGGTCTTGCCTCGCAAGAGTCGTCACCCAAGAATGGCGTCGACTCGGCGACGCAGGACGACGACGAGCAGGTCATTCAAAAGTCGGAAATCTATCTGGAAATTGACAGCAACTCCACGGTGGTTGAGTCGTAA
- the LOC6050384 gene encoding tropomodulin isoform X8, producing MSDTYDEEYEETHTVTRKSVTTFKIEETSSSTTTKTITTPAKLYGKDIGAYDDVDVDELLAQLSPEEITMLAKEVDPDDSFLPPSQRTNYECEKEPTGPLDRKKLIEHINKQAMETPDRPELEPYVPGLVRGKKWIPPPQEKRMQEAEDQIAIDMGDEYEQALSDATQEEIIDLAAILGFHSMMNQDQYHASLLNKGQPVGLGWDGITKSSIQKVFPAEAPNQTNPEEMIKRIKDDDSKLVDVNLNNIKNISDENFEKLFDALAANTHLEVLSLTNVNLTDRTALLLAAAIERNHTLRVLNVETNFISPPVIVTLVKSLLTQMTIEEFRASNQRSQVLGNKIEMEITDLVEKNTTLLRLGLHLEFNDARHRVAAHLQRNIDRIRQSRLNQRK from the exons ACTTCCTCCTCGACCACTACCAAAACCATCACCACACCCGCCAAGCTGTACGGCAAAGACATCGGCGCGTACGACGATGTCGACGTGGACGAGCTGCTGGCGCAGCTGTCGCCGGAGGAGATCACCATGCTGGCCAAGGAGGTCGATCCGGAT GATTCCTTCCTGCCACCGAGCCAGCGCACCAACTACGAGTGCGAGAAAGAGCCAACCGGACCGCTGGACCGGAAGAAGCTGATCGAACACATCAACAAACAGGCCATGGAGACGCCGGATAGGCCCGAGCTGGAACCGTACGTGCCTGGTTTGGTGCGCGGCAAGAAG TGGATTCCGCCGCCGCAGGAGAAGCGCATGCAGGAGGCGGAGGATCAGATCGCGATCGACATGGGCGACGAGTACGAGCAGGCGCTGTCGGACGCCACCCAGGAGGAGATCATCGATCTGGCCGCCATCCTGGGCTTCCACTCGATGATGAATCAGGACCAGTACCACGCGTCGCTGCTGAACAAGGGCCAGCCGGTGGGGCTCGGCTGGGACGGCATCACCAAGTCGTCGATCCAGAAGGTGTTCCCGGCGGAGGCGCCCAACCAGACGAACCCGGAGGAGATGATCAAGCGGATCAAGGACGACGACAGCAAGCTGGTCGATGTGAACCTGAACAATATTAAG AACATCTCCGACGAGAACTTTGAGAAGCTGTTCGACGCGCTCGCCGCCAACACCCACCTGGAGGTGCTCTCGCTGACCAACGTGAACCTCACCGACCGGACCGCTCTGCTGCTCGCGGCCGCCATCGAGCGCAACCACACGCTGCGCGTGCTGAACGTCGAGACGAACTTCATCAGCCCGCCGGTGATCGTGACGCTGGTCAAGTCCCTGCTCACCCAGATGACGATCGAGGAGTTCCGGGCCTCGAATCAG CGATCACAAGTGCTGGGCAACAAGATCGAGATGGAGATCACGGACCTGGTGGAGAAGAACACCACTCTGCTGCGGCTAGGTCTGCATCTGGAGTTCAACGACGCCCGCCATCGGGTGGCCGCCCATCTGCAGCGCAACATCGACAGAA